The sequence TTATCGTCAGGGCTATCCACCGATCCACTGAGCGTGAGCACCCCGTTCTTCGACTTGAACTTAATCTTCTGGTCGTTCAGGTGGTTCGCAACCAGAGCCGCGTGGTAGTTCTTCTCGATTGCCGTATCAACGTCCTTGGAAATCGTTTTCGCCTGGGATTCCACCCCCACCGGCTCTACGGCGATCTCGTTCGCGATCACCCGCCCCGGTGCTGCCGCCTTGGCAACCTCGGCCGCCCGTACTTTGGCATCCTCAGAGTGTACTTTGCCGCCCAAGGTGATCAGGTTCTTGTCTTTGTCCTCATCAACTTTGACGTCCTTCAGATCAGCTTGCTCCAACGCCTTGGTGACGTTGTCCTTCATGTCTACGTTATTCGCCTGCTGGTTCTTGCTGCACGCCACACCAAACATCAGCAGCAGAACCGCAAGGGTTACCGTCAAACGTGATAAGCGCATGGTTGTCCTCCGAAATAAGCTTCCTGGAAACAGAGAATCTGATGCTGGTACATCACCGGAGGAGGGCTGAAACAATCAACGGAGGAGAGCTGCTGCCACGTGACCTTAACACCGCCACTTAGCACGCGGAGACGACGCCGGAAGATGCTCGCTGCAACTAACGTGCGCCCACAGCAGCAGCAACCATGGATTGGAAGATTTTTAGCCCTTGCGTTCCGCCCAGCTCAGCTTCGCTGGCGCGCTCGGGATGCGGCATCATGCCCAACACATTTCGTCGTTCGCTGCAAATGCCGGCAATGTTATCGAAGGAGCCGTTGGGATTGGCTTCGGCAGTGATCTCCCCGGCGGGAGTCGAGTAGCGGAACACTATGCGCTGCTCGCGTTGCAATTTTTCGAGTGTCTGCTGATCGCAGAAATAATTGCCTTCCATGTGGCCGATAGGGATCTGCAGCACTTCTCCCTGCTGGCACGCATTGCTGAAGGGAGTGTCTGTGGTTTCCACTCGCACATGGACGGGCTTGCACACGTATTTCAGGCCCACGTTCCTCATCAGCGCGCCCGGCAGCAGCCCGGACTCGCAAAGAATTTGAAAACCGTTGCAGATGCCGATCACCAGCCCGCCGCTTTCCGCAAATCGGCGCACCGATTCCATTACCGGCGAGAAGCGCGCGATCGCGCCGGTACGCAGGTAATCGCCATAAGCGAAGCCGCCGGGCACCACGATAGCGTCGCAATTTTCCAAGTCATGGGACTCGTGCCACAGAAAGGTAACCGGTTGCTTCGCCACCTGGGATAGCACCCAGTAAGCATCGTGATCGCAATTCGAACCGGGAAAAACCAGCACGCCAAATTTCATGGTGATTTGCCTCGAGTTTAGCACGGGTTGAAACCTGCGCATTCAGAGATATAATGGGCCGCCCTACGATCACGTGTCGCACTTAAGGTCGCGTAATGCTGTACCTTCCGATCTCCCGAAGTTGGGTCACCTCCCGAACAGCTGAACGCCTGTATTTGGCTTCTGCGTTGTTAGCCCTGATGTTTTCTGGCCTTTTGATGGGAGTTTCAACTGCCCTCAACGCCAGCGGCCAGACCAACTTCTCGAATGCGCCTCTCTTGGCGGCGGCGCTCAAGGTGGTGTTCTTTCCGACCATTCTCGGAGGGGCGGTGATTTGGGTAGCTATGTGGTATTTCTGGTTCGGGGTTGACCGTTCTCATTGGGCAAAAAGGGCAGTGTGGTTCGCCGCACTATTCTTTCTACCTCCATCGAGTTCTGCTCTGTACTACTTCCTCGTCTATCGCCGGTTGGTTTTGTCTGAGCGGGATCGAGAAGCACAACTCCGCAGCGCAGCGGCCTCTGCCAATTAGTGGAAACCTATAAAATTGGAAGAACTCAGCGGCTGCTGACTCAATGGATCTCCGCGACCACCTGCGCATCACCGGCACCGCCCTGCAGCGCTGGTTTATCGCTCAGAGCTACGATGCCCTGATCGTGGGCCTGCTGTGGTATATCGGTCTTCTAGTCATTCGCGTGCCGTTGGCTCCTTTCTGGGCGCTGCTCGGGGGCGCGCTGCAATTTGTCCCCAACATCGGACCGGTCTTGGGACTCATAGGCCCGGCATTCACGGCCATGATTTCGGGAGGATGGGAGCGCTCGCTTTATGTGTTGATCCTTTACGCTGTTATCGTCGTAGCTGACGGCCTGCTGCTCCAGCCCTTGCTTATGAAGCGCATGAACCGCGTGCCCATCTGGGCTTCGCTCTTTACTCCCATTGTTCTCGGAATCCTGATTCCGTTTTGGGGAGTGCTGCTGTCCGCGCCGCTGCTCGCCGTGCTCTACGCCTATAAAGCGCATAACGCGCGCAGCAGCTAATTGTCATTCCGAGCACCTGTTACGACCGCCGAAGCCGAATCCCTCGTGCTAACCTCTGTATCCTCTGTGCCCTCTGTGGTAAAAGTCTCGTTGTACTTAGCGAGGCATCGCTCTCGCCCAAACTGAGCCAAACTCCCAAAAACAGCATGCTATAATTCCTGTTTGCCTGCATAGATTCTGGGCATCTGTCGCCCGCTCGCGAATCCTTCGCACTTATAAGTTCATTAACGAGGTTCGACCATGTCTGGCCATTCCAAATGGGCCACAATCAAGCATAAAAAGGGCGCCCTGGACGCCAAGCGGGGCAAGATTTTCACCCGTCTCATCAGGGAAATAACCATGGCAGCCAAGGCCGCCGGTGGAGATGCCGACCACAATCCGCGTCTGCGTACCGCCATTGCTGCCGCCAAAGCCGAGAACATGCCGGCGGATAACATCAAACGTGCCGTGCAGCGCGGCACCGGCGAGCTGCCGGGAGCCACTTACGAGGAGTTCAATCTGGAGGGCTACGGTCCGGGCGGAGTAGCTGTCCTGGTGGAGCTCTCGAGCGACAACCGGAATCGCACCGTCAGTGAAATCCGCCACATGTTCACCAAACACAACGGTAATCTGGGCGAAGCGGGTTCGGTGTCCTGGATGTTCCATAAGAAGGGTGACATCAACATCCCCAAGTCCTTAGCTAAAGAAGACGACTTGATGAACATCGTGCTCGAGGCGGGCGCCGAGGACCTGAAGGAAGATGGCGAAAACTGGGAGATCCTGACCGACCCTCACAGTTACGAGCCCGTGCTCGAAGCGGTGAAGAAGGCAGGCATCAACCCCACTCATGCCGAAGTCGCCATGGTCCCCCAAAATTACATCAAGCTTGAGGGCCAGAACGCCACCCAGATGATTCGCCTGGTCGAGGCGTTGGAAGAACACGATGACGTCCAGCACGTCTATTCCAATTTCGA comes from Terriglobales bacterium and encodes:
- a CDS encoding AI-2E family transporter gives rise to the protein MDLRDHLRITGTALQRWFIAQSYDALIVGLLWYIGLLVIRVPLAPFWALLGGALQFVPNIGPVLGLIGPAFTAMISGGWERSLYVLILYAVIVVADGLLLQPLLMKRMNRVPIWASLFTPIVLGILIPFWGVLLSAPLLAVLYAYKAHNARSS
- a CDS encoding YebC/PmpR family DNA-binding transcriptional regulator, whose protein sequence is MSGHSKWATIKHKKGALDAKRGKIFTRLIREITMAAKAAGGDADHNPRLRTAIAAAKAENMPADNIKRAVQRGTGELPGATYEEFNLEGYGPGGVAVLVELSSDNRNRTVSEIRHMFTKHNGNLGEAGSVSWMFHKKGDINIPKSLAKEDDLMNIVLEAGAEDLKEDGENWEILTDPHSYEPVLEAVKKAGINPTHAEVAMVPQNYIKLEGQNATQMIRLVEALEEHDDVQHVYSNFDVDQKLLEEVAT
- the purQ gene encoding phosphoribosylformylglycinamidine synthase subunit PurQ — its product is MKFGVLVFPGSNCDHDAYWVLSQVAKQPVTFLWHESHDLENCDAIVVPGGFAYGDYLRTGAIARFSPVMESVRRFAESGGLVIGICNGFQILCESGLLPGALMRNVGLKYVCKPVHVRVETTDTPFSNACQQGEVLQIPIGHMEGNYFCDQQTLEKLQREQRIVFRYSTPAGEITAEANPNGSFDNIAGICSERRNVLGMMPHPERASEAELGGTQGLKIFQSMVAAAVGAR
- a CDS encoding BON domain-containing protein, whose translation is MRLSRLTVTLAVLLLMFGVACSKNQQANNVDMKDNVTKALEQADLKDVKVDEDKDKNLITLGGKVHSEDAKVRAAEVAKAAAPGRVIANEIAVEPVGVESQAKTISKDVDTAIEKNYHAALVANHLNDQKIKFKSKNGVLTLSGSVDSPDDKAAAQQIASSVPNVQQVINELEVKNRGGV